The proteins below come from a single Cannabis sativa cultivar Pink pepper isolate KNU-18-1 chromosome 3, ASM2916894v1, whole genome shotgun sequence genomic window:
- the LOC115710074 gene encoding uncharacterized protein LOC115710074 isoform X2, whose translation MDEAMVGPSFSLYKMAVERNFTRGRRTTQVAAACIYIACRTSNPPKPYLLIDFSEALSINVYVVGATFLQLCQLLSLGEHNIIKRPIDPTLFIPRFTEKLLAGKDVEVSRTAMRIIASMKRDWMQTGRKPSGLCGAALYISALAHGHNLTKLDVVKIVHICEVTLRKRLIEFENTESGSLTIEELNNNAVELKKSNLSPIGPHKSGELLCQHKESKEAPPPFAHGLCESCFRDFVEISGGVSGGADPPAFQLAEKIRVANKAAVSDDSEVDLQQGDKTMDHVDKTTDHVDNTNKNVESSSECDQNMNHKEKLGTVESDTVAADGMSNDTSDKASKFTSTSNLTSDGSDDGLSDIDDLEVNGYLNNEEETRYKTAIWEDLYREHLEEQAAKRSGDGDKSSKPKKERSKKQDTNPNPQTAAEAARQMLSKKRLLSKVNLDMLEKVFDDVTPANKAPKLSKDEDSYGLSPNDKDHKSDIEDNNDEAGSDFENVKEGYNKGYDNGIHDWNMEEDGYEFGYEEDEF comes from the exons ATGGATGAGGCTATGGTTGGGCCATCTTTCTCACTTTATAAG ATGGCAGTTGAACGCAATTTCACAAGAGGCCGTAGGACAACACAAGTTGCAGCTGCTTGTATCTATATTGCATGTCG AACTTCAAACCCACCAAAACCGTACCTACTCATTGACTTTTCAGAAGCTTTGAGTATAAATGT GTATGTGGTCGGAGCTACCTTTTTGCAGCTTTGTCAACTGTTAAGCCTTGGAGAGCATAACATTATTAAGAGACCCATTGATCCTACTCTTTTTATTCCTCGATTTACCGAAA AGTTATTAGCTGGAAAAGATGTCGAGGTTTCCAGAACTGCAATGCGCATCATAGCTAGCATGAAGCGAGACTGGATGCAG ACAGGTAGAAAGCCAAGCGGGTTATGTGGCGCAGCATTATACATCTCTGCTCTCGCACATGGTCATAATTTAACAAAATTAGATGTT GTAAAAATTGTACATATTTGTGAAGTGACATTGCGAAAACGATTGATTGAGTTCGAGAACACAGAATCAGGGAGCTTAACT ATTGAAGAGTTAAACAATAACGCTGTGGAGCTAAAAAAATCGAACTTGTCACCTATTGGTCCCCATAAGTCTGGGGAGTTGCTTTGTCAACATAAAGAGAGTAAAGAAGCTCCACCTCCATTTGCCCATGGGCTATGCGAGAGTTGTTTCAGAGAT TTTGTGGAAATTTCTGGCGGAGTTAGTGGTGGAGCAGATCCTCCTGCCTTCCAGCTTGCTGAAAAAATAAGAGTTGCCAATAAAGCTGCTGTATCAGATGATTCAGAAGTTGATCTCCAGCAAGGGGATAAAACAATGGATCACGTTGATAAAACAACCGATCACGTGGATAATACA AACAAGAATGTTGAATCTTCATCTGAATGTGACCAAAATATGAACCATAAAGAAAAATTGGGAACCGTAGAGTCTGACA CTGTTGCTGCAGATGGAATGTCAAATGACACCTCTGATAAGGCCTCTAAGTTTACTTCTACAAGTAATCTTACTAGTGACGGATCAGATGATGGCCTTTCTGATATCGATGATTTAGAG gtAAATGGATACCTTAACAATGAGGAGGAAACACGTTACAAGACGGCCATCTGGGAAGACTTGTACAGAGAACATTTGGAG GAACAGGCAGCAAAGCGTAGTGGGGATGGCGACAAGAGTTCAAAGCCGAAAAAG GAGAGGAGCAAGAAGCAAGATACTAATCCCAATCCTCAAACTGCTGCAGAAGCAGCGCGCCAAATGTTAAGTAAAAAG CGACTACTTTCAAAAGTCAACCTCGATATGTTGGAGAAGGTCTTCGATGAT GTAACCCCTGCAAATAAAGCTCCCAAATTATCGAAGGATGAAGACTCTTACGGCCTCAGCCCTAACGATAAAGACCA
- the LOC115710074 gene encoding uncharacterized protein LOC115710074 isoform X1, giving the protein MWCSHCQKDCPTTEETGRICCDFCGRVISDAFFTEEPSFVKGPGGESHLSGNFVKSIASSVSDSFRRTLEKGRDEIRHIVLLLNMDEAMVGPSFSLYKMAVERNFTRGRRTTQVAAACIYIACRTSNPPKPYLLIDFSEALSINVYVVGATFLQLCQLLSLGEHNIIKRPIDPTLFIPRFTEKLLAGKDVEVSRTAMRIIASMKRDWMQTGRKPSGLCGAALYISALAHGHNLTKLDVVKIVHICEVTLRKRLIEFENTESGSLTIEELNNNAVELKKSNLSPIGPHKSGELLCQHKESKEAPPPFAHGLCESCFRDFVEISGGVSGGADPPAFQLAEKIRVANKAAVSDDSEVDLQQGDKTMDHVDKTTDHVDNTNKNVESSSECDQNMNHKEKLGTVESDTVAADGMSNDTSDKASKFTSTSNLTSDGSDDGLSDIDDLEVNGYLNNEEETRYKTAIWEDLYREHLEEQAAKRSGDGDKSSKPKKERSKKQDTNPNPQTAAEAARQMLSKKRLLSKVNLDMLEKVFDDVTPANKAPKLSKDEDSYGLSPNDKDHKSDIEDNNDEAGSDFENVKEGYNKGYDNGIHDWNMEEDGYEFGYEEDEF; this is encoded by the exons ATGTGGTGTAGTCATTGTCAAAAGGACTGCCCTACTACTGAGGAGACTGGCAGAAT ATGTTGTGATTTTTGTGGAAGAGTTATCTCAGATGCTTTCTTTACCGAGGAGCCTAGTTTTGTTAAAGGTCCTGGAGGAGAG AGCCACTTGTCTGGTAACTTTGTTAAATCCATTGCAAGTTCAGTCTCGGATTCCTTTAGAAGGACTTTGGAAAAGG GAAGAGATGAAATAAGGCATATAGTTTTGCTCTTAAATATGGATGAGGCTATGGTTGGGCCATCTTTCTCACTTTATAAG ATGGCAGTTGAACGCAATTTCACAAGAGGCCGTAGGACAACACAAGTTGCAGCTGCTTGTATCTATATTGCATGTCG AACTTCAAACCCACCAAAACCGTACCTACTCATTGACTTTTCAGAAGCTTTGAGTATAAATGT GTATGTGGTCGGAGCTACCTTTTTGCAGCTTTGTCAACTGTTAAGCCTTGGAGAGCATAACATTATTAAGAGACCCATTGATCCTACTCTTTTTATTCCTCGATTTACCGAAA AGTTATTAGCTGGAAAAGATGTCGAGGTTTCCAGAACTGCAATGCGCATCATAGCTAGCATGAAGCGAGACTGGATGCAG ACAGGTAGAAAGCCAAGCGGGTTATGTGGCGCAGCATTATACATCTCTGCTCTCGCACATGGTCATAATTTAACAAAATTAGATGTT GTAAAAATTGTACATATTTGTGAAGTGACATTGCGAAAACGATTGATTGAGTTCGAGAACACAGAATCAGGGAGCTTAACT ATTGAAGAGTTAAACAATAACGCTGTGGAGCTAAAAAAATCGAACTTGTCACCTATTGGTCCCCATAAGTCTGGGGAGTTGCTTTGTCAACATAAAGAGAGTAAAGAAGCTCCACCTCCATTTGCCCATGGGCTATGCGAGAGTTGTTTCAGAGAT TTTGTGGAAATTTCTGGCGGAGTTAGTGGTGGAGCAGATCCTCCTGCCTTCCAGCTTGCTGAAAAAATAAGAGTTGCCAATAAAGCTGCTGTATCAGATGATTCAGAAGTTGATCTCCAGCAAGGGGATAAAACAATGGATCACGTTGATAAAACAACCGATCACGTGGATAATACA AACAAGAATGTTGAATCTTCATCTGAATGTGACCAAAATATGAACCATAAAGAAAAATTGGGAACCGTAGAGTCTGACA CTGTTGCTGCAGATGGAATGTCAAATGACACCTCTGATAAGGCCTCTAAGTTTACTTCTACAAGTAATCTTACTAGTGACGGATCAGATGATGGCCTTTCTGATATCGATGATTTAGAG gtAAATGGATACCTTAACAATGAGGAGGAAACACGTTACAAGACGGCCATCTGGGAAGACTTGTACAGAGAACATTTGGAG GAACAGGCAGCAAAGCGTAGTGGGGATGGCGACAAGAGTTCAAAGCCGAAAAAG GAGAGGAGCAAGAAGCAAGATACTAATCCCAATCCTCAAACTGCTGCAGAAGCAGCGCGCCAAATGTTAAGTAAAAAG CGACTACTTTCAAAAGTCAACCTCGATATGTTGGAGAAGGTCTTCGATGAT GTAACCCCTGCAAATAAAGCTCCCAAATTATCGAAGGATGAAGACTCTTACGGCCTCAGCCCTAACGATAAAGACCA